Within Gouania willdenowi chromosome 24, fGouWil2.1, whole genome shotgun sequence, the genomic segment TGCTGCCTGTCGTCTCCAACAAAGGTGAAGAATGGTGACCAGGGGACGGGTTGGAGGGGGGGATGTGTGGAGGCGAGGCTGCCTTGATGCTGTCAAATGCTGACATGTAGTCACTGTTGTGGGGCCCCAGACTGATGTGGGACGCTGCCCTCGCTACTTCTGAAAATGACAGGAGATCAGGCgttaaaattattaattaaaactcttacATAATGGATTTATTAGGGCTGtcctgatccaatattgatataaaAAATTGGTCAGAtatctgcatctaaaatctctgatataagaAGTCCAGTCCATTCCAGACTCTTCTCCAGTTCTTCTATCCGACAGCTGCCAGAACTAAATGCTGGCTAAAAATTAACTAAAGTGAACTAGAATAgttatttttcactttaaagGTATAATtagttttgattgtttttattagttttgagtttattattcatggtctaatttaattttcattatattcaatCCTGGAACATTCTTATGTTTCATTTAAACATGAATATTCttgtgtttaaggttaaaatgtaagtAAATCAGGAGatagaaaatcaaaaatcagtcTGATatcagtaaacaaacaaacaaaaaaaaaattatataggCCCTCATCTAAATTCTATGTCACGAGCAGTCCATTCCATTCCAGACACTagtccagcacttctatccagcAACTAACAGAACGAAACACTcagtgaaaaaaataactaaagtgaacattttttttttttttacactttaaaagcataatgcttttattcttataattttttttattgtattaaaatgtagaatattctcatgtttaaggttaaaatgtatgtaacccattggttaataataaatagatcaGTTTTTATCGTACCTACTGACATATTATATCAcacaggcttgatcaccctgtgtTTAAAAGGCCgaaacaccccctgattcaaaggaacactactgatgatgtgtcacAAATTTACATCCTTTCCATATCTGAGACGCAGCTTCCTCGCCACTCTTAAATGGTAAACTTCATGTGACTGCCAccttttggcacaaaggacaaATTAACATCCCGTCTTGTGTTAAAGTTTTTTCTAATAATCCACACgacataaaaaaggaaacaagtgtctgatttgtgctgatatcaaaTCAGATTGATACGATACACACAAGTCTGCAATATCGGTGTCGTATCGGAAGTGAGAAAGTtggatcgggacatccttaaTACTTATGGACAAAAGTTTAATAATGAGACGAACCCTTTGATGAGGCATCATTCATGTCCTCTGCAGACCTCTGGCCGCTCATCTGTCTCTTTCCCGTGTTGTGCACCATCGGTGGCCGAGCCATCACGTCCTGCAGAGGCACCGCAGAGGGATTGTGCATCCGCTGGTGCCTCTTCAGGTTCCCGAGGGAACTGCAGGCAAAGGTGCAGCTCTCACACTTGTAGGGCTTCTCTCCCGTGTGAATGCGCAGGTGTCTCTGCAGGTTGACCAGCTGGGCTGAGGCGTACGTGCACAACGGGCAGTTGTACGGCTTCTCCCCGTTGTGTGTCTTCAGGTGACGCTTCACGTGGTTGGCGTAGCGTGAGGAGAAGCCGCAGATGTGGCACGAATGCAGTTTGGAGTTCTTGTCGTCAGATGATTGGTCTTTGTCACTCATGCTGTCGTCGTCGCCGTCACAATCCAGGTCCTGGTGGGAACTGGAGCGCATCCCGCTCATGTTTCCAAAATGGGAACCAAAGTCAGAGTTTTTGGCCTCCCGAGAATTTTTATAACACCTAAGACAGTAAGGGCCAACCAGGTCAATGCCGGGCCCTAAATGTTCATCACGGAGCTGTCCGCAGCCCCTGCAGGACAGGTAGGGGGGGAAAGGGGGCTCAGCCTGGAGGGCTCGTCCCTCGTCCTCCCTCCCATTGTCAGTTGTGCTTCGGGAATTATCCGTTTCACTTTCCATACTCAGCTGGCTGTAGGCAGAGCTCTCCTCATCAGCCAGGGGGAACACAGAGAAACCGATCTCAGCTGCGACCTCTgtgtgcacacatacacacatacatacacacacaaagagaggtAATTCAACTCAAGTCTCACACCCCGATTTGTCTTTGCATTTACTTTTCAACCTCCTCTGTTCAAGAGTCTGTACGATTAGGATTATTTATGGACATTCAAAGAAAGTAAAGAGTTATATGTAAGACCACCGCCCTAATTTTGAGATACTAAATTACACTTCCTACATATTTGTCGAGCCAGAAGCGTTCAACTCATTTAAGATCAAGTGTCGCGTGCAATACAATAATATGATATCTTAAGTTGCCACTGTCAGTCCATTTAAATAATGGCattaaaaaatcttaaaaatctGTGCATTTATTCAGAATTACCTGCGGGCTAGTTTAGACGCCTTTGTGGGCCTGTTTTGGCCCACATACTGTGTGTTTAACCTCTAATTCAAGCAGTCATGTTAAAAAGTACCATCATTACTGTGAAAATCAAAGGTGCTCTGATAAACCGtgacgaaaaaaaaaacccaaaaacaaatcATCGATCCGTTTCCTGCATCTCATTCAAACTATGGTGTAGAAGTTTTGTAAACTGTAACTACAGTAAATGTCActatttgaaaatgaaataagGAAAGAAATGTAATCAACAATCTAAGGACATTTCCTCCTATCATATTAAAAGATGCAACTGGTATATTTATTCAGTCTTTACAATCTGCACAGTCTTAAACTGCAACAGAATACAAATACTAGAACCTATCAATCAACCACTTTGATAAATATTTGCAGATCTAATAAACTCAAAGTTATTTCAAGAGATAGAAATAATTCAACCTCTGCGGGAAAAAGTGCAATTATCCAGATGTCGAAAAGGAATTTAAATCATTTGTCTATGCGTCCATGAGTCTGGAGCCTATGACATTACACACTGAAACAACCACCATTCAACAGTCCAATCTTGGAACTTCCAGTTCATACATAGTTTTTGAATAGAGAGGGAAACTAAAGTACGTAGAGAAAACCCACGAATGCCTGAAGAGAATGTGCAAACTATGAACCAGGAGGTTTGTGTTTATCTCTCATGCTctcataggaaaaaaaaaaaaaatacaattccaaGAAATCCAGCAGCACATTGACACTAAAACTCTACACAAGCATTAAAAAGTATTTAGGTTTTCTGAGCAGAAACCAGACCTGGACTCAACACCAACAAAAACTTAACAAAAGCCATCCTCTCTGaaccaaaaaccaaaaccatcccagcagcagcagccgttCCTCTACTGGCAAAATCAAAGATCTCTGACACTGATGTGAATAAACATGTGGTACTCACATGGCGTCCAGAAAAGGTCACTTTCTCTTTCAGCTGATGTTTGGGGGGAATCTTTAAAACACAAAGGTTTAAAGATTCAAAGATTCCCCTCCAGGAAACAGGATACTGGGACTTTTGTAGCGGCGTCTGAGCACAAAGGAAGCCTCGTTGGCTCGCTGGTGGTGAGGTGTGATGTGAGGAAGGCAGGAGCAGAGGCTGCCCTTTTTATGCTGGCCCCTGGAAAGCCCTCATGGATGATTACAGAGcctaatgataatgatgatgactATAATGGTGTGGCTGCTGcttctgatgatgatgataatgatgatgatgatgatgatgagggtagaagatgatgatgatgatgatgatgatgatgatggttggggggcaatggcagtGGGGTAGTCAGAGCGGAGGTAGGggtagatgatgatgatgatgatgatgatgatgatgatgataaatagaTGCTCTCTTATAATGGTGTCCCTGATGATAATGGTCCCATTTTATGAGCCTTATATAATAATGGTGTCTTTCTACTTTTCAATTTTTCACAGCTCACTTTGACAAAGAGTCGTGCTGAGAAATACGAGATGCTCTGTTTCTTACTATAGCacgacgaagaagaagaaaaagaagaagaaggagaacaCTATATCACTGACTCACCGTTCAAACCTTGAGCGCTCAGGATGACAAAGCCATGAGTAATAAATCTCTCCTAAATTTTTATCAGATTGTTTCAAATATCACACATATTAATCATAGTTTGGTCATCTGATCTTTCCTTTACTTTCATTCTTTTGCATAATTAGCCACGGTCCAAGCTCAGTCTGGACAATAACTCAACACTAGAAAAGAGAAAACATTGAAAGCTCAAGTGAAAAATGGTAAACATCAGCTAAAAACACGCCCAGTACTCTGTCATGTTCCCTCCCAGTACTACCAATGGCTCCCAATCAAAACCATGCGAGGAGTCTCTGAAGTTCCTGGCTGGAACTCAAAAAGGCTTTTACTACACAAAAAGGTGTGTGTAAAACAAACAGTTTTACACGTTGTAGGGGATCAAACCatctaccaaacatttattAAAGACAGCTTCTAACACTATCCCAGAGGAATTCAACAGGCTCCTGGACCTTTACTCCCTAAACTGATAACTCTATAAGCTTTATGACTAGAAAGTCGTAATACACCTTTTTGCGTGATGTCAGCACTTCACCTAACAAAGCGTGCCGCCATTTTCAGAGGGGTAAACACCTATGCTTTTGCTTGGCTACCGCCATTGACTGCTGACAACACAGGTAAAGATCTTGCAGTGTGGCAGATTTTTACCGTAAAGTGCCCAAATCATGTGTAGTATTTGGCTGTCGTACCCATGCCAGGCTAAAGGAAAAGACACAATTTTACATAACACCTACAGAAAAATAATCTTACCTGctagatggattctcctggtgttcacaaacaccagaatccatcttgtatcGTTcctgcctttgcctttcgaatcaGAACCGAAACGATTAACACCAATCATGAgacagtgttgtggtttagagTGGGATATCCGGATGTGACGAATTGCGCAATTGCgtggagaggaactagctgggctactgCTATTAGCATAcctccgaatcaaaatagaaagatgtcgacacaGGAAGATGGTTAACGTGCTCTTATTTTCCCGCCatcgtcccgtattagtattttcccgtaaatatcctgtatttttatgtaataataactaaaagataaataaataaaaacattcctctgccttactaaactgaacgctgtcactagcctcgcgagaactgccacctgaaatggcctgagtggcagtttgTTCCGGCCGACAGCAGGAACAAAccaggaaacaactcagaagagaggcgaaaaaaacaaagaagttgtgtaaaccaaccagatgtaacttttcttcatatcggtgcttggcctttggctctaatctgctgaaatatttgTAAGACACTGAGTAAAACCTTTGTGTTGTCCACGGTAAATAGTATAAATAGTGGTTGTCAAGCAAAAGTTtacccctcttaaaatggcggcgGGCGTTGCCAGGTCAAGTGTAccggatgatgatgtcaccgcGAAAAGGTGTATACCCAGAATACAAACAGTCAATACACAAAGTCTGCCCAATAACACATAACCAACCTTCTGTCTCTCACAAGAGATCCCTGCAGATATTAAAGAAaccttaaagtgtaagtacacccctaGGTTTTTGCTGATCTGCCACTAGAGGGAAATTCAAAGAATACCTTGATGGGCATTACTccgagtagttaagacacgcccagtcacagcagccccacccccacagcgctgcacagttcagcatggagctgtcaatcaatgcacaCTGAGTGCTGTGTGAGGAGGAAAcctagtccctcctcccatcttttaacgtaggggcggggccaacagtgactgTAAGTGACACTACTGATCTAATCtaagccaatagcaaaattaaaatgcaatagCTGGCGTTCAACCCACAGAGGGcactcactgacattttacaactgaaaacactgaatttaaatactttgactaaaatgtgaagagtgggactaggatcaatagacgaattacttcatacctaatcatgtatgtattcagcagaaaaaagtagttTGAGGGTGGACTTACACTTTAAGGTTTGTGCTCTTTTCCCCCTCCTTAGGTGTCAAAACGAAATTTCACAGACTGCCTTTGGAACCAGTGTGAGGTCAAGATGGTTGAACTCTGACCTACTAGAGATCAGGTTTCAGAGTACCCTGTTCCACTTAAGTCAAGGACCCAAAAGGGAAGTGGAACCTCtaataaaaatcataatcaattaaataatcaatgttaataataaataactccaTCTAACCTCTACAAAGTTTTTTGACGGAAGGGAGCTAAAGTTACCAgtagggttgaggtcaattacgtttttcagttacaattatgtcttcaattatccatgttcaattacagttcaattatgattacgctGACCAGCAtttcttttaattacaataaaataagtccattacaattacactcAATTattaaatgtcctaaatcagctgtaaaatacactgtaaCAGTTATccgtcatctaatttgttttttttttaaataaaaaaatgatcttCATTACATAGCATAACAGCCAAtccataataaaaaagaaaaaaaatggcactTTACGAGGTACAGCAGACCATGATTCATGCTGAAAAACTGGAATATCTACTACTTCTATGGGTATGAGGATTCACAAGGTATTATCATACACCATGGCATCTGAGGAATGCACACCTATAGAATGCAACAACCAACCCTGATTAACATGTTGGGATTAACCCACCTTTAGGAGGTTGAGCAGTTGAACAAATGCAGCCCAGGTCGTGCATGTGTAAAACCATAGGGGGCCCATTGTGAGGCTTGAGTAAGTGTTGACATTCCTTGTTAAAGAGACCAAGTTGTTGGTCACACATGTATTTAGTAGGCCTAGAGCAGTGAGTGCTATATGATATGTGTAAGCCTTTCGTGTAAGACTTttaatgccaattacaattacaaagtaaattatctaaattcaattcaattacaagCAACCCATTTTTtcaagtacaatttcaattataattatgccataattgtaattaacaatcaattacgcgattacaattatagttgaccccaaccctggtttccAGGCTACAGGATCCCACATGCTTTGGGttataaaattttaaatattttttaaaatagtctGATTGTTTAGAAAGATGGATTGATTGTAGAATGTCATGTTATATTCTAAAGTCTTTAAACCGTTCCATCACAAGTCTCACAGTGACTAATGATGGTGATCTCATTTATTAATCAGGCAACttataaaatgtatgaaaaaatgtcaacaaataccAATACTAACCTTCTCTTGATGTGGTTAATCAGCCATATTTTCTGATTCGATTGTGATTATTGAAGTCTCGATTTGGTGACAAAGCGATTTTCGATTACTCACAATTATCGATTTGATAATTGCTGATTATTGAGTTATGAATTAGTGTAATTGAAATatccaaattttaaaaaacgaTTTCATAATCATCACACAATCATTTTTCTGCCATCCATGTCCTTCctaacacacaaataaatctggATGATAATAAAAACCAAGTATGGTAAGTTTTCTTTGTTCTAGTGTGGTCGGCTGTTGTTAACCTGAGAAAACAGAGCCATATAAGTTGTGTGCGATATTTAAATTCCCATCCCACAAACAATGGAATGGTTACACCCACTTCGCTCACTAAAGATCTCATGTAGAGTTTAGGTTACTTGTTTCACCTTCTTCCTCTTAAATCTTTAGAGATTTTCCTCATTGAGTGCTGGATAATACGCAAGATAAATGAAAAGTTGATAACTTGATTTAGTATTACGCAAGTAAGATTAGTTCAAACAATATTATATAATCATGTCTTTATAGTTAGACACCTTGAACTATTTAACTGGGAAAGGAACAAAAACACGTGATGCTTTATTAATCATGGGTTAGATGACAAACCTGAAAACTTTTCCAGTCCTAGAAGTCTGTTGTCCTGATCTGAATCACCAAACTCAATGTCTTGTTCAAGAAGGAAGTTAGTGTCTAAGGGAAGGTTTGCTGGAGCTTCAGTCGTTAACGCGTCTTCAGAATCCACTAGAATCACAGGGGATGAAACGTATTACAATGTTTTACACGTATACAAACACAAGTGAGCAGTGTTATAATTACTTTAGAAATGAGTGCAGAACAATGATAAAGACAAGATTtatgggggtttttttttaaagtcattaagTTTAAACAGACTATCAAGTAGatttatagcacatttcatCCTTAGACTcatgaaaaaaatctttaatttaCTATCTTACAGCATTTATTAACATGAAAATGAACCGCCAACAGCTGACAGCCCTTTTTACTGCAGTTAAATGTAATGACGCCTGAAATTGTAACACAGCCTCTCTGCCTCGATGCAATCCAAACAACTATTGCACAGCTGTcaagtctttaaaaaaacactctaGGGCCAAATTCAGGCCATCAAGCTGCAAAACAGCAGATGCACTAGGCCCATACTGACATCTACTGGTCAGTTTATATACAACAGTATTTCCCCTTTTTCTtggtataaaacaaaaaacaatattcactAACAAATCATTAAATACGTCGGGAGGGGGTCTATACATTATAAACATGTTATTAATTACCCACACTTTACTGGCTGTGGattctgctgtttttttcttgGCATCTTCCAGTCAGCCTTTCGCTGTTTTGAAGTGTCGTCTTGCAGACATCCGCAAACATCAGTTCACTGCTACCTATTAAAGGAGAAATGACAAAGTTcaccaaagagaaaaaaaaaattcataacttattttttttcatgttatcTGTCTGTACACTGCCAGAATCATTAAACATGGGACGTGACACTAAACTGccctttgtgccaaaagatggtagtcacTAGGGGGTTTACCATTTGAGAGCTGTCTCAGAAATGGGAAGGATGTAAATGCAGgacgcatcatcagtagtgttgcTTTGAATCAGGGGGTATTTTTAAACACTATAGACACCCTTATCAAAGGTGGCCAACTACAGGGCGATCAAGCCTGAAAATACTGAAGAGTGTTCCCCTTGGTCTGACCAGAGTGTAGATTGTTTATGCTCAGACTCTGACCAATAAAGGGGGTTTATATTCAAATCAGATTAACAATGGATAGTCacaataaaatgttgttttttaaaaaaaacccaacaactcCCCAAGATCCAACACACATCACATCATTATAGTAGAGTATAATAGTGGTAGGCTAATCACATGGAAATAAATGGCTGCTAATGAAATTAGTTTTCCGATATCAAAGATGCAATTACTGACAAAAACAGTTAGACAgattgtgaatttttttcagAGGGATTATCATCTTTAGATTATATAAACCAATGACCTGAAGCAATAGTTTTATACAGGGCAGGACAgactacattttatttgtgtctttagagTATAATGTGCAGTATGTGTAAAGCAACACAGATAAATGGTATATTGACGTGTTGTAATTATGTTTGCTGGTTCAAATAAGTGAAATTTAATctatttttcattgtgtgcTTATGCTTTTGTGAAAAAAAGCATATTAAATATTTCTATAGCACAAAGAAGCATGGTATTGAGTTGTTATAGCTGTatcattggggggggggggagataAAACTTTAAATTCCTACACAAATCCTTTGATTTaggtgaaaaatgaataaataaacgaaTTAAATATGAAAATGCACACATTACATATCTCGAATTCCTTTCTTCTGATCTATTGGGTATGTTTTAAAGTCGAAATGCTAAAATTAGCACACATTTTGTAGGAAATCATCGGTATAACCATCAGCTACTCATTGAATTCTTCCAGTATGACTTCACTAGTGGTTTAGTGATGAGCTATTATAGGTAATACACTGGTACAGACAATATCGCATGCAAAGGtaacataatatttaaaaaataaaggtgTGTGTAATCTCGGATCAGACGGGTGTATCACCACCACTGTAAACAAAAGCCATTAGTGTACTTTAGCAAGGCGGCTAACAAGTTAGCTGTGATGTCAAAACAACGCAGTCACATTATGGAcgaattagattaaaaaatgcCCCGTGATACAGTTGACAGGATGTAAA encodes:
- the znf513a gene encoding zinc finger protein 513a isoform X1, which encodes MPRKKQQNPQPVKLDSEDALTTEAPANLPLDTNFLLEQDIEFGDSDQDNRLLGLEKFSEVAAEIGFSVFPLADEESSAYSQLSMESETDNSRSTTDNGREDEGRALQAEPPFPPYLSCRGCGQLRDEHLGPGIDLVGPYCLRCYKNSREAKNSDFGSHFGNMSGMRSSSHQDLDCDGDDDSMSDKDQSSDDKNSKLHSCHICGFSSRYANHVKRHLKTHNGEKPYNCPLCTYASAQLVNLQRHLRIHTGEKPYKCESCTFACSSLGNLKRHQRMHNPSAVPLQDVMARPPMVHNTGKRQMSGQRSAEDMNDASSKEVARAASHISLGPHNSDYMSAFDSIKAASPPHIPPSNPSPGHHSSPLLETTGSSGGGRGGRGAVAQGPNLASSLFPYTCRLCGIVLEDEDGSSAQICAKCTLEMLTKDSSSSPNSPGERSDKVYTCAACPFLTHYPNHLARHMKTHSGEKPYKCPQCDYASAHFDNLKRHHRVHTGEKPYKCHLCDYACGNLANLKRHQRVHSGAKPFQCPVCNYTCNQSMNLKRHMLRHSGEKPYKCQECGYTTGHWDNYKRHQKKHGLNTDGWVKVPMTPSSDEAGARKSLEASSQTHRKDGAAALPYMPREGGQNIHPCYKLEIA
- the znf513a gene encoding zinc finger protein 513a isoform X2, translating into MESETDNSRSTTDNGREDEGRALQAEPPFPPYLSCRGCGQLRDEHLGPGIDLVGPYCLRCYKNSREAKNSDFGSHFGNMSGMRSSSHQDLDCDGDDDSMSDKDQSSDDKNSKLHSCHICGFSSRYANHVKRHLKTHNGEKPYNCPLCTYASAQLVNLQRHLRIHTGEKPYKCESCTFACSSLGNLKRHQRMHNPSAVPLQDVMARPPMVHNTGKRQMSGQRSAEDMNDASSKEVARAASHISLGPHNSDYMSAFDSIKAASPPHIPPSNPSPGHHSSPLLETTGSSGGGRGGRGAVAQGPNLASSLFPYTCRLCGIVLEDEDGSSAQICAKCTLEMLTKDSSSSPNSPGERSDKVYTCAACPFLTHYPNHLARHMKTHSGEKPYKCPQCDYASAHFDNLKRHHRVHTGEKPYKCHLCDYACGNLANLKRHQRVHSGAKPFQCPVCNYTCNQSMNLKRHMLRHSGEKPYKCQECGYTTGHWDNYKRHQKKHGLNTDGWVKVPMTPSSDEAGARKSLEASSQTHRKDGAAALPYMPREGGQNIHPCYKLEIA